In one window of Chitinophagales bacterium DNA:
- a CDS encoding NAD(P)-binding domain-containing protein, translating into MQIAIIGTGNVGGALATKWANAGHTILLGTQDADAFKGKHLLSNPNTSVHTIAEAVQKAELILLATPAPAAIAVAQSLGDTSGKIIIDAMNIVMNRGPQGFSNTADAILANTSTKDVVKCFNTTGFNNMENPNYNGVALDAFVAGDSVRGKEAAIQLAKDAGFAECYDVGGNDRFNLMEQFAFFWINLAMFQGLGREIGFKLLKR; encoded by the coding sequence ATGCAGATAGCCATTATTGGAACGGGCAATGTTGGCGGCGCTTTAGCAACTAAATGGGCCAATGCGGGCCACACGATTTTATTGGGCACCCAAGATGCCGACGCTTTTAAAGGCAAGCACTTATTGAGTAATCCCAACACTTCTGTTCATACCATTGCCGAAGCTGTACAAAAGGCGGAGCTTATTTTGCTGGCAACCCCAGCGCCCGCAGCCATTGCTGTTGCGCAATCACTGGGCGATACTAGCGGCAAGATAATCATTGATGCCATGAATATTGTGATGAACAGGGGCCCGCAGGGATTTAGTAACACAGCGGATGCGATATTGGCCAATACGTCTACAAAAGATGTAGTGAAATGCTTCAATACTACAGGCTTCAATAATATGGAAAACCCCAATTACAATGGTGTTGCGCTGGATGCATTTGTTGCGGGAGATAGTGTTCGCGGAAAAGAAGCAGCCATACAATTGGCAAAAGATGCCGGATTTGCAGAATGCTATGATGTGGGCGGGAATGACAGATTTAATTTAATGGAGCAGTTTGCTTTTTTCTGGATTAACCTTGCAATGTTTCAGGGATTGGGACGGGAAATTGGATTTAAGTTGCTGAAGCGATAA
- a CDS encoding transcriptional regulator, producing MEISIDGLYKAFDHRIRLGIMSALSVNDALDFNSLKTLLNLTDGNLASHIKALEREQYIVAKKSFIDKKPNTKYEVTRAGRKAFELHLKALEKLIKTQQ from the coding sequence ATGGAGATTTCTATTGACGGATTATATAAGGCTTTTGATCATCGTATCCGATTGGGTATCATGAGTGCACTGTCTGTAAATGATGCGTTGGATTTTAATTCATTGAAGACATTGCTCAACTTAACCGATGGAAACCTGGCCAGTCATATTAAAGCATTAGAAAGAGAACAATACATCGTGGCAAAAAAATCATTCATTGATAAAAAACCAAATACTAAATATGAAGTAACCCGCGCCGGCAGAAAAGCATTTGAGCTACACCTGAAGGCCTTGGAAAAACTCATTAAAACACAACAATAA
- a CDS encoding 2'-5' RNA ligase family protein codes for MNQQIRRQLTLFVNPTDAQEIEAVRKRFNPMQQALIACHVTLCREDELENLDAIIANLKKLEAPAISISFGRVTRFEQGKGVMLPAYGDNESFHQLRSKILTGVVETIRKPEPHITLMHPRNSSCTDEIFEEIQKQNFPSKIAFTQISLIEQIDGGKWSVLQEFPIY; via the coding sequence TTGAATCAACAAATCAGGCGACAGCTTACATTATTTGTCAATCCTACAGACGCACAGGAAATAGAAGCTGTACGCAAACGATTCAATCCAATGCAACAGGCATTAATCGCCTGTCATGTTACACTTTGCAGAGAAGATGAGCTAGAAAATCTTGATGCGATCATCGCCAATCTGAAAAAATTAGAAGCGCCGGCAATATCCATCAGCTTCGGACGGGTAACAAGATTTGAACAAGGTAAAGGGGTGATGTTGCCGGCTTATGGTGATAATGAATCTTTTCATCAACTGCGTTCGAAGATTTTAACCGGCGTGGTGGAAACCATTCGCAAACCTGAGCCACATATTACTTTAATGCATCCAAGAAATTCAAGCTGCACAGATGAAATATTTGAGGAAATTCAAAAGCAAAATTTTCCCTCTAAAATTGCTTTTACTCAAATAAGCCTGATAGAACAAATTGATGGTGGAAAATGGTCGGTTTTACAGGAATTTCCGATCTACTAA
- a CDS encoding tyrosine-type recombinase/integrase, whose product MEETIAQIIEHRGAHRILLRFSTKSSWNKRIRGIADARWSKTHGAWHIPDTPENRRMVGLMPDAETTAEPTIRALPQQRTRISEKNLLQLKRIVEQLILKKYSRSTITTYRNEFTQLLMKLGDVPVEDLQPEHLRRYMLYCAVELGLSENTLHSRLNAIKFYFEQVLHRPRFLWEIPRPKKPLQIPRFFSQDEVVRIIQVVQNIKHKAMLMLCYSTGMRVSEVVSIKTANIMPDRRCILVERAKGKKDRLVQLSPVLLVILRAYARQYRPDKQGYLFAGQEPGTPYSTRSLQIVLQEAKRKAGICKDGSIHALRHSFATHLLDKGTDISIIQKLLGHQDIKTTLRYLHTTNKDLLKVVSPLDDLHLNFVTKFGNKNY is encoded by the coding sequence ATGGAGGAAACTATTGCACAAATTATTGAACACAGGGGCGCACACAGAATCTTGTTGCGCTTTTCAACAAAGAGTAGCTGGAATAAACGTATTCGCGGTATAGCGGATGCTCGGTGGAGTAAAACCCATGGTGCTTGGCATATTCCGGATACGCCGGAGAACCGCCGAATGGTTGGGTTAATGCCGGATGCTGAAACAACAGCAGAACCAACAATACGGGCATTGCCGCAACAACGAACAAGGATTAGCGAGAAAAATTTGTTGCAGTTGAAGCGGATAGTAGAGCAGTTGATTTTAAAAAAATATTCCAGATCCACGATTACGACATACCGAAATGAGTTTACCCAGTTACTCATGAAGTTGGGTGATGTACCGGTGGAAGACTTGCAGCCAGAACACTTGCGCAGGTATATGCTTTATTGCGCCGTTGAATTGGGCCTTTCTGAAAACACCTTACACAGCCGGCTTAATGCGATCAAATTTTATTTTGAGCAGGTATTGCATAGACCAAGATTTTTATGGGAGATACCGAGGCCAAAAAAACCACTACAGATTCCGCGTTTTTTTTCTCAAGATGAAGTGGTGCGCATTATACAGGTGGTACAAAACATCAAACATAAGGCCATGCTGATGCTTTGTTATAGTACCGGTATGCGGGTGAGTGAAGTGGTGAGTATAAAGACGGCCAATATTATGCCAGACCGCAGGTGTATATTGGTAGAAAGAGCCAAAGGAAAGAAAGACAGATTGGTTCAATTAAGTCCGGTACTATTGGTGATTTTGCGTGCGTATGCCAGACAGTACCGCCCAGATAAACAAGGGTATTTGTTTGCTGGGCAGGAGCCGGGCACACCCTATAGTACCAGATCGCTGCAAATTGTTTTACAGGAGGCAAAGCGGAAAGCAGGTATATGTAAGGACGGGTCAATACATGCATTGAGGCATAGTTTTGCCACACACTTGCTGGATAAGGGCACAGATATCAGCATCATTCAAAAGCTGCTTGGCCATCAGGATATCAAGACCACCTTACGTTATCTCCATACCACCAATAAGGATTTATTGAAAGTGGTTAGTCCGCTGGATGATCTACACCTGAATTTTGTTACCAAATTCGGCAACAAAAATTACTAA
- a CDS encoding helix-turn-helix transcriptional regulator codes for MKRANKIPRILKLVSVKGFEVVCVFNNGETRRIDFARLFKQWRIKKTDPEYPLLDVQQFKRLKLIEQTLSWPNILLRITDMGGNEMQKPYAIDPVVLFEHSEPIAQKRFLLGAAIRRARKAQGLSQDALAQKSGTSKAYISRVENDLIEPELHTLYKIVELGLSRKIALKIV; via the coding sequence ATGAAAAGAGCCAATAAAATACCACGCATCTTAAAACTGGTTTCTGTAAAGGGGTTTGAGGTGGTTTGTGTGTTTAACAATGGAGAAACCAGGCGCATTGATTTTGCGCGGCTCTTCAAACAATGGCGGATAAAGAAAACAGATCCTGAATATCCATTGCTGGATGTGCAACAGTTTAAACGGTTAAAGCTAATTGAGCAAACCCTGAGTTGGCCGAATATTTTGTTAAGGATTACAGATATGGGTGGAAATGAAATGCAAAAACCATATGCGATAGACCCGGTAGTATTGTTTGAGCATAGTGAGCCAATTGCACAAAAGCGGTTTTTATTAGGCGCGGCCATACGAAGGGCAAGAAAGGCACAGGGTTTATCGCAGGATGCACTGGCGCAAAAGAGCGGCACCAGTAAGGCCTATATTTCTCGGGTGGAAAATGATTTGATTGAGCCCGAGTTGCATACACTGTATAAAATTGTGGAATTGGGTTTATCTAGAAAGATCGCGTTAAAGATTGTATAA
- a CDS encoding DUF4160 domain-containing protein: MPTLHLFEGIKVEVYSRDHLPPHIHLRYGGDEALLEIQSGAILAGHLPVSVLRKCRKWMKEDGRTAWLLQNFYELNPGLKK, translated from the coding sequence ATGCCTACCTTGCATTTGTTTGAGGGAATTAAAGTGGAGGTATACAGTCGTGATCATTTACCGCCACATATACATCTACGGTATGGTGGAGATGAAGCGCTGTTGGAAATACAATCAGGTGCTATCCTTGCCGGACATCTTCCGGTTTCGGTACTACGGAAATGCAGAAAGTGGATGAAAGAAGATGGTAGAACGGCATGGTTGTTACAGAATTTTTATGAGCTAAACCCGGGTTTAAAAAAATGA
- a CDS encoding type II toxin-antitoxin system RelE/ParE family toxin — translation MGSYSLTNKAVQDLSSIWEYTVDTWSERQADKYYFMLLDSCQDIADGKVLGKNYPEISAEIVGFKAGQHILFYRKLSPGKVEIARILHAQMDLKNRIQE, via the coding sequence ATGGGTAGTTACTCTTTAACAAATAAAGCAGTTCAAGATTTATCATCAATTTGGGAATATACAGTTGATACCTGGTCAGAGAGACAAGCTGACAAATATTATTTCATGTTATTAGATTCTTGTCAAGACATAGCTGATGGTAAGGTTTTAGGCAAAAATTATCCAGAGATAAGTGCAGAAATTGTAGGATTTAAAGCCGGGCAGCACATACTTTTCTATAGAAAGCTGAGCCCGGGTAAAGTTGAAATAGCTAGAATCTTGCATGCACAAATGGATTTGAAAAACAGGATACAAGAGTAA
- a CDS encoding type II toxin-antitoxin system ParD family antitoxin, with protein MGRNTSISLGDHFEDFVDDKVSTGRFKNASEVIRAGLRLLEEEESKIQALKKAITDGIESGVARSFDPKKHLEKLKAARKKNG; from the coding sequence ATGGGACGCAATACATCCATTTCATTAGGGGATCACTTTGAAGATTTCGTTGATGACAAAGTTTCAACAGGAAGATTTAAGAATGCTAGTGAAGTAATAAGAGCGGGTCTTAGGCTTTTAGAAGAGGAAGAATCAAAAATTCAAGCACTCAAAAAAGCGATAACAGATGGTATTGAAAGTGGTGTGGCTAGAAGTTTCGACCCTAAAAAGCATCTTGAAAAATTAAAAGCTGCTAGAAAAAAAAATGGGTAG
- a CDS encoding fibrobacter succinogenes major paralogous domain-containing protein: MKELIISSVIIVSLMLTSWMHHDETASYKEVVIGNQTWMSENLHVSTFKNGDTIPEAKTISEWKAFLGKKQPAWCYFNNDKGYDSTYGKLYNYYAIRDPRGLAPKNWKIPSSDDWEQLFKTLGGKQVAGVKLKSTNGWRDNGNGTNYNGFNALPSGSREFAMITTNNGFSRNGSICVWWSSTRIARSFELIAYSLNFKSDKVSTFWETFASDGYAVRCIKE, from the coding sequence ATGAAAGAACTGATTATAAGTTCCGTCATTATTGTTTCTCTGATGTTAACCTCGTGGATGCATCATGACGAAACTGCTTCCTATAAGGAAGTAGTTATTGGTAATCAAACATGGATGAGTGAAAACCTACATGTCAGCACATTCAAAAATGGCGACACAATACCAGAGGCTAAAACGATAAGTGAGTGGAAGGCTTTTCTTGGTAAAAAACAACCCGCGTGGTGCTATTTTAATAACGACAAGGGCTATGACTCAACGTATGGTAAATTGTATAATTATTATGCTATACGCGACCCGAGAGGACTGGCGCCAAAAAATTGGAAGATACCCAGTTCTGATGATTGGGAACAGCTCTTTAAAACCTTGGGCGGAAAGCAAGTTGCCGGTGTTAAACTTAAAAGCACCAATGGATGGAGAGATAATGGAAATGGCACTAATTATAATGGGTTTAATGCGTTACCCAGCGGGTCCCGTGAATTTGCCATGATTACTACAAACAATGGCTTTTCAAGAAACGGTAGCATCTGTGTATGGTGGAGCAGCACCAGAATTGCTCGGTCATTCGAGTTGATTGCATACTCATTGAATTTTAAAAGTGATAAGGTGTCAACCTTTTGGGAAACATTTGCCAGCGATGGTTATGCTGTTCGTTGTATAAAGGAGTAG
- a CDS encoding DUF4386 domain-containing protein — MEQKQAIQTARLAGLCYLLLAISGMLGFLLFHGQVFVKDNAAQTLNNLIQKESVASTRLVLELIIIVSQSLAAFYFYKLFVNRDASAALALLIWGTVNAVLISISAVTMSVAADIAQTGTMTLQEKRPLIQVLSNIISQVWSVGGLFFGLWLLPMGYMVIKHKTMPTWLGYTLLLGGLGYLLQTFLKSAGYQNSYLGLLVMPATIGELWMIVYLLIWGIRPVKATA, encoded by the coding sequence ATGGAACAAAAACAGGCAATTCAAACAGCGAGACTTGCGGGCTTATGCTATTTACTGCTCGCTATTTCGGGCATGCTCGGCTTTTTATTGTTTCATGGACAAGTCTTTGTGAAAGACAATGCCGCACAAACGCTGAACAACCTGATACAAAAAGAATCTGTTGCAAGCACAAGACTGGTATTGGAATTGATCATTATCGTATCGCAGTCGCTTGCGGCTTTCTATTTTTATAAACTATTCGTTAACCGAGATGCCAGCGCAGCACTTGCTTTGTTGATTTGGGGCACCGTGAATGCGGTGCTGATTTCCATCAGTGCTGTAACGATGAGCGTCGCTGCTGATATTGCCCAAACCGGCACTATGACGCTTCAAGAAAAACGACCACTGATACAAGTTTTGAGTAATATCATTAGCCAAGTCTGGTCAGTTGGCGGACTTTTCTTCGGTCTCTGGCTCTTACCCATGGGCTATATGGTGATCAAACACAAAACAATGCCCACTTGGCTTGGCTACACACTGTTGCTTGGAGGACTGGGTTATCTTCTACAAACATTCCTAAAGTCTGCCGGCTATCAAAACAGCTATCTGGGATTATTGGTAATGCCCGCAACCATTGGTGAATTGTGGATGATTGTGTATTTGCTTATTTGGGGTATACGGCCGGTAAAAGCAACAGCATAA